From Myotis daubentonii chromosome 15, mMyoDau2.1, whole genome shotgun sequence, one genomic window encodes:
- the LOC132217261 gene encoding T-cell-interacting, activating receptor on myeloid cells protein 1-like, whose protein sequence is MIHTLLPLLCLRLCAGQDLRRDGSLPRPSLRAWPSWMVPANSDVTLRCSMPAGEVDFRDIRFALRKNNVPLNVSPDSPSGLAEFHLSDIQTSDAGEYTCEYRTGSPTRRSLPSDVLLLLVTGALPKPSLQAHQKGEVTAGENLTLQCQQPSHVTKPHMFALLKKGTSTPIQLQGPVGMETDFSLPSVTGSDTGAYSCVYYQPRAPFYASEPSDDLTISVTDSPGATPTDYTSGNLIRLGLSALIMVLMVAFLVEAWWSQRRSPGGPGPASSTHRSASCPGVGRGDDEYLVQQDLLSLYSWKPTFPASPGQDAGFLLPVRFTGPDGRTERTHLTHVGGLDKYLKLQHLTG, encoded by the exons GGTCACTTCCCAGGCCCTCCCTCCGTGCCTGGCCCAGCTGGATGGTTCCTGCCAACAGTGATGTGACACTGCGATGCTCCATGCCTGCTGGGGAGGTCGACTTCAGGGACATCAGGTTTGCTCTCAGAAAGAACAATGTTCCTTTGAATGTCTCTCCTGATTCCCCAAGTGGCCTGGCAGAGTTTCACCTCAGTGACATACAAACCAGTGACGCTGGAGAGTACACCTGTGAATACAGGACAGGGAGCCCCACCAGAAGGTCACTGCCCAGTGACGTCCTCCTACTACTGGTGACAG GAGCATTACCTAAACCTTCCCTCCAAGCCCATCAAAAAGGTGAGGTGACTGCAGGAGAAAATCTGACTCTGCAGTGCCAGCAGCCCAGTCATGTGACAAAACCTCACATGTTTGCTCTACTGAAGAAAGGAACTTCAACACCCATACAGCTCCAGGGTCCAGTAGGCATGGAGACAGACTTCTCCCTGCCAAGTGTGACAGGCAGTGACACTGGGGCCTACAGCTGTGTGTACTACCAACCAAGGGCTCCTTTCTACGCCTCAGAGCCCAGTGATGACCTCACGATCTCGGTGACAG ATTCCCCTGGTGCCACACCAACAGATTACACCTCGGGTAACCTCATCCGACTGGGACTGTCTGCCCTAATTATGGTTCTTATGGTGGCTTTCCTGGTGGAAGCCTGGTGGAGCCAGAGGAGGTCTCCAGGTGGTCCAG gccccgcctcctctaCCCACAGGTCCGCCAGCTGCCCCGGAGTGGGACGGGGAGATGATGAGTACCTGGTCCAGCAGGACCTGCTGAGTCTTTACAGCTGGAAACCTACATTCCCAGCCAGCCCAGGACAGGACGCTGGCTTCCTGCTTCCTGTGCGCTTCACCGGGCCCGACGGCAGGACTGAGCGGACTCACCTAACACATGTTGGAGGACTTGACAAATACTTAAAACTTCAGCATCTGACCGGGTAG
- the LOC132216544 gene encoding T-cell-interacting, activating receptor on myeloid cells protein 1-like isoform X3 translates to MIPGFLSLLLFGLCVGQRDIRRAEGLVEFYLSGVKTSDAGEYTCEYRTGRPTRRSPPSDVLLLLVTGNFPKPSLKVHQRGEVTAGENVILQCQKPRHVIQPHMFALLKKGTSTPIKLQRAVGMETDFSLPSVTVSDTGAYSCVYYQPRAPFYASEPSDHLMILVTDSPGATSTDYTMGNLIRLCLSAVIMVLMVAFLVEACWSQKWSQCGSSNEDPIIVEELKQVPQLPVETMGT, encoded by the exons ATGATCCCTggattcctttctctcctcttatTTG GGCTGTGTGTTGGCCAAAGAGACATAAGAAGAGCTG AGGGCCTGGTGGAATTTTACCTCAGTGGTGTAAAAACCAGTGACGCTGGAGAGTACACCTGTGAATACAGGACAGGGCGCCCCACCAGAAGGTCACCGCCCAGTGACGTCCTTCTACTACTGGTGACAG GGAATTTCCCTAAACCTTCCCTTAAAGTCCATCAAAGGGGTGAGGTGACTGCAGGAGAAAACGTGATTCTGCAGTGCCAGAAGCCCAGGCATGTGATACAACCTCACATGTTTGCTCTACTGAAGAAGGGAACCTCAACACCCATAAAGCTCCAGAGGGCAGTAGGAATGGAGACAGACTTCTCCCTGCCAAGTGTGACCGTCAGTGACACTGGGGCCTACAGCTGTGTGTACTACCAACCGAGGGCTCCTTTCTACGCCTCAGAGCCCAGTGATCACCTCATGATCTTGGTGACAG aTTCCCCAGGTGCCACATCAACAGATTACACCATGGGTAACCTCATCCGACTTTGTCTGTCAGCCGTGATTATGGTTCTAATGGTGGCTTTCCTGGTGGAAGCCTGCTGGAGCCAGAAATGGTCTCAGTGTGGATCCAG CAATGAAGACCCAATTATTGTGGAAGAATTAAAGCAG GTCCCACAACTGCCTGTGGAAACAATGGGTACTTGA
- the LOC132216544 gene encoding T-cell-interacting, activating receptor on myeloid cells protein 1-like isoform X1, producing MIPGFLSLLLFGLCVGQRDIRRAESFPRPSIHAWPSSMVPANSNVTVRCSTTTREVNFRDIKFALKGGRNVMESSPSSDSPEGLVEFYLSGVKTSDAGEYTCEYRTGRPTRRSPPSDVLLLLVTGNFPKPSLKVHQRGEVTAGENVILQCQKPRHVIQPHMFALLKKGTSTPIKLQRAVGMETDFSLPSVTVSDTGAYSCVYYQPRAPFYASEPSDHLMILVTDSPGATSTDYTMGNLIRLCLSAVIMVLMVAFLVEACWSQKWSQCGSSNEDPIIVEELKQVPQLPVETMGT from the exons ATGATCCCTggattcctttctctcctcttatTTG GGCTGTGTGTTGGCCAAAGAGACATAAGAAGAGCTG AGTCATTTCCCAGACCCTCCATCCATGCCTGGCCCAGCTCAATGGTTCCTGCCAATAGTAATGTGACAGTGCGATGCTCCACCACTACCCGGGAGGTCAACTTCAGGGACATCAAGTTTGCTCTCAAAGGGGGAAGAAATGTCATGGAGTCTTCGCCATCTTCTGATTCCCCAGAGGGCCTGGTGGAATTTTACCTCAGTGGTGTAAAAACCAGTGACGCTGGAGAGTACACCTGTGAATACAGGACAGGGCGCCCCACCAGAAGGTCACCGCCCAGTGACGTCCTTCTACTACTGGTGACAG GGAATTTCCCTAAACCTTCCCTTAAAGTCCATCAAAGGGGTGAGGTGACTGCAGGAGAAAACGTGATTCTGCAGTGCCAGAAGCCCAGGCATGTGATACAACCTCACATGTTTGCTCTACTGAAGAAGGGAACCTCAACACCCATAAAGCTCCAGAGGGCAGTAGGAATGGAGACAGACTTCTCCCTGCCAAGTGTGACCGTCAGTGACACTGGGGCCTACAGCTGTGTGTACTACCAACCGAGGGCTCCTTTCTACGCCTCAGAGCCCAGTGATCACCTCATGATCTTGGTGACAG aTTCCCCAGGTGCCACATCAACAGATTACACCATGGGTAACCTCATCCGACTTTGTCTGTCAGCCGTGATTATGGTTCTAATGGTGGCTTTCCTGGTGGAAGCCTGCTGGAGCCAGAAATGGTCTCAGTGTGGATCCAG CAATGAAGACCCAATTATTGTGGAAGAATTAAAGCAG GTCCCACAACTGCCTGTGGAAACAATGGGTACTTGA
- the LOC132216544 gene encoding T-cell-interacting, activating receptor on myeloid cells protein 1-like isoform X2: protein MVPANSNVTVRCSTTTREVNFRDIKFALKGGRNVMESSPSSDSPEGLVEFYLSGVKTSDAGEYTCEYRTGRPTRRSPPSDVLLLLVTGNFPKPSLKVHQRGEVTAGENVILQCQKPRHVIQPHMFALLKKGTSTPIKLQRAVGMETDFSLPSVTVSDTGAYSCVYYQPRAPFYASEPSDHLMILVTDSPGATSTDYTMGNLIRLCLSAVIMVLMVAFLVEACWSQKWSQCGSSNEDPIIVEELKQVPQLPVETMGT, encoded by the exons ATGGTTCCTGCCAATAGTAATGTGACAGTGCGATGCTCCACCACTACCCGGGAGGTCAACTTCAGGGACATCAAGTTTGCTCTCAAAGGGGGAAGAAATGTCATGGAGTCTTCGCCATCTTCTGATTCCCCAGAGGGCCTGGTGGAATTTTACCTCAGTGGTGTAAAAACCAGTGACGCTGGAGAGTACACCTGTGAATACAGGACAGGGCGCCCCACCAGAAGGTCACCGCCCAGTGACGTCCTTCTACTACTGGTGACAG GGAATTTCCCTAAACCTTCCCTTAAAGTCCATCAAAGGGGTGAGGTGACTGCAGGAGAAAACGTGATTCTGCAGTGCCAGAAGCCCAGGCATGTGATACAACCTCACATGTTTGCTCTACTGAAGAAGGGAACCTCAACACCCATAAAGCTCCAGAGGGCAGTAGGAATGGAGACAGACTTCTCCCTGCCAAGTGTGACCGTCAGTGACACTGGGGCCTACAGCTGTGTGTACTACCAACCGAGGGCTCCTTTCTACGCCTCAGAGCCCAGTGATCACCTCATGATCTTGGTGACAG aTTCCCCAGGTGCCACATCAACAGATTACACCATGGGTAACCTCATCCGACTTTGTCTGTCAGCCGTGATTATGGTTCTAATGGTGGCTTTCCTGGTGGAAGCCTGCTGGAGCCAGAAATGGTCTCAGTGTGGATCCAG CAATGAAGACCCAATTATTGTGGAAGAATTAAAGCAG GTCCCACAACTGCCTGTGGAAACAATGGGTACTTGA